ATTGAGCACTTGGCTTTATTCATTAAAGCCTTTAGGGACACCGAAAGGAATACGTGACACTCTCCATTAGAGCACTTGGGACACCCCTACGAAGAGGAATTAGCGTTTGtcactctctccttcccctttaaAAGCTTGGAAAAAACCCCTTTGCTCTCCTGTCAATCCCGTTCTTTCCATCTTTTGTCAGTGTATCTCTTTTACCCACCAGGCCCAATTCTCACCGGACTTTGCCTGAGAGGTGAGCTCCATTGTGTTTTCTTAGGACGGGTGGGCCAGTGGGGGCTGCGAACAGAGGTGGGGCATCAGGGGCCGGGTTTTGAGCCACTGTGTTCCCAGGTCTGGAGTCGTCTGCCGAGTCAAGTACTGCAATAGCCTCCCTGACATCCCCTTCGACCCCAAGTTCATCACCTATCCTTTCGACCAGAACAGGTGAGACTGCACATGGGGGTTAGGGAAACGCCTCACTTAGAATATGAGTTCCTTGCGGGCAAGGACTGCTTCTCTTGTTGACTGTTAAGGCATACAACAGTAGCTAGCACATAATAGTAGGTGCCCCGTAAATATTTAAGTAGAGAAGTAAGCAGTATCCAAGTCTCTTCCCACTGGAGAGCTGCGAGCCTGCTGACCCCAACATGGGGGACATTTCATTCGGAGTTCCTCCCTGGAGGAGCGTAGCCTCTGGGAAGCAGGGATGTGACGGATACGGCTGGAATCAGGCAACCATATGGTTATGTTTCCCCACCCAGGTTCGTCCAGTACAAAGCAACTTCCTTGGAGAAACAGCACAAACATGATCTCCTGACTGAGCCAGACCTGGGAGTTACCATTGACCTCATCAACCCTGATACCTACCGCATCGACCCCAATGGTGTGTTGGGAGACAGGGAGGGCCTGCCCTAGGCTTGCGAGGACTGGCTGTGGTCCTCCGTCATAGTCCTCCTCTCACCTTGTTCTCTCCTAGTACTCCTAGATCCAGCTGATGAGAAGCTTTTGGAAGAGGAGATTCAGGCCCCTACCAGCTCCAAGAGGTGAGGGGGTGCTGAGTGGGGACTCAGGACTGGTTCTGATGGGAAGAAGGCAGTGGGGTCCTGAGGTGCCCCATTCTCCCATGCCAGATCCCAGCAGCATGCAAAGGTGGTGCCATGGATGCGGAAGACAGAGTACATCTCCACCGAGTTCAATCGTTATGGCATttccaatgagaagcctgaggtTAAGTAAGTTGTGGTGGATAGGGAGGGAAGGTGGAGCATTCAGGTGTATCCAGTGGCCTCTaaaggtctttttcttcttctctaggATTGGGGTTTCTGTGAAGCAGCAGTTCACTGAGGAAGAAATATACAAAGACAGGGATAGCCAGATCACAGCTATTGAGAAGACTTTTGAGGATGCCCAGAAATCCGTAATTGAGGGActgggatgggggcggggaggcagaCAAAGGTGTGGTTCCAGAGCACTTTGTACTCCTTCTCACCCTGTTTTTGCCTCTGCCAGATCTCCCAGCATTACAGCAAGCCCCGAGTGACACCAGTGGAGGTCATGCCTGTCTTTCCAGATTTTAAGGTCAGATCCAGGGCAGGGGGCAGAGAGGGATAGCCTGCCATCTCTGCCTGTCCCAGTCTAACCCCAATACCCTCCATCTCCCAGATGTGGATCAACCCTTGTGCTCAGGTAATCTTTGATTCAGACCCTGCCCCCAAGGACACAAGTGGTGCAGCTGCATTGGAGATGATGTCTCAGGCCATGATCAGGTAAGTGGTCCTGCTGTCCACCTTGGCCTGCTTCTTATTGTCTCTTTCTCCTCACTCACTCTTAACTGCTCCTCCTTTTCCCCCAACCAGGGGCATGATGGATGAGGAAGGGAACCAATTTGTGGCTTACTTCCTGCCTGTGGAAGAAACACTGAAGAAGCGAAAACGGGACCAGGAAGAGGAGATGGATTATGCACCAGATGACGTGTGCGTGGGTTGGGGTTAGGTTTTTGGTATTAAGAAgtgtctccttttctccctcacaGGGAAGAAATGGGGCTGACCCTATCCCTTTTATCCTCAGGTACGACTACAAGATTGCTCGGGAGTACAACTGGAATGTGAAGAACAAGGCTAGCAAGGGCTACGAGGAAAACTACTTCTTCATCTTCCGAGAGGGTGATGGGGTTTACTACAATGAATTGGAGACCAGGTACTCAGCACAGTCCTACCTCACTCAGATTAGCCTGGGCTTGTACTTCAGTACCCGGGGGTATGCAAGAGCCACCCTGGAGGTCATTTATACCTAAAGATTTGCCGTGTGCATTTGTAAGAGCAGAAGCCTGTTCATGCACGTGGGCTGGACCTGGTTCTAACACAAGAGCCCAGAAAGAAAATCTTTACTTAACACTGGAGATATTTAGAGCTTTCGTGTAGGGTAGGACTACCAAGTTTACTGATACTAATGAGACTTCATGTAAGAGTAAACATAGCTAAAGTATGGAGTAATACGTAAAATTAGCATAAATGAAGCACTAGATACCCAAGTTCAAAAAACATGACCCCCCTGCCagacttccctgatggttaaAAGTTTACTGCTGTGTTGGGACCCTTGCTGTAAAGCTTGGGAAAGTGTAACCGGGAGTTTCTATTTAAAGGAGAGATCCAAATTCTGATCCCATTAAGCCAGGCAAAAAATCTAAAAGGCACAGTGGGCTGCTGGGGGCTGGGTGACCTGGAGCTCTCCGCAACCTCCAAGGGGCACTGTGACTCAGCACAGCAACCCATTTGctcagggtgggggtgagggggtggcgGCAAGGCAACAAAGGGCCAGGGTGGGTCACAGAATCTTATTTTCCAAAAGCCAGAAATCCAGATTCTGTTCTTTTAAAGTGTTGGTATCTAATTCACATTAAAGTCTCTTTCTTTATACGTTTATGTGTACAGGgcgtacatatacacatatataaagtgCAGGGCAACCAAACTGCTATCCTGACGGCTATCATGCCACCCGTCCCTTACCCCCAAGTTTAGTCTCCTTTATTCAGTCTGTATTTATTCTGGTCTGCTCTAGGCTAAGCATAGATGAGTAAGGATGGGTAAGAACCATATTAGACCAGATTCCCCACGGGGATCCTTAAGTGAATCTCACGCACCCCTCCCCTAACTCCACCACCGCAGGGTCCGCCTGAGTAAGCGCCGAGCCAAGGCTGGGGTTCAGTCGGGTACCAATGCCCTGCTTGTGGTCAAACACCGGGACATGAATGAGAAGGAACTAGAAGCCCAGGTAACAAGCACCACTGATCCAGGGCACCCATGG
Above is a genomic segment from Kogia breviceps isolate mKogBre1 chromosome 18, mKogBre1 haplotype 1, whole genome shotgun sequence containing:
- the PAF1 gene encoding RNA polymerase II-associated factor 1 homolog isoform X1, with translation MAPTIQTQAQREDGHSVSLLPTRPNSHRTLPERSGVVCRVKYCNSLPDIPFDPKFITYPFDQNRFVQYKATSLEKQHKHDLLTEPDLGVTIDLINPDTYRIDPNVLLDPADEKLLEEEIQAPTSSKRSQQHAKVVPWMRKTEYISTEFNRYGISNEKPEVKIGVSVKQQFTEEEIYKDRDSQITAIEKTFEDAQKSISQHYSKPRVTPVEVMPVFPDFKMWINPCAQVIFDSDPAPKDTSGAAALEMMSQAMIRGMMDEEGNQFVAYFLPVEETLKKRKRDQEEEMDYAPDDVYDYKIAREYNWNVKNKASKGYEENYFFIFREGDGVYYNELETRVRLSKRRAKAGVQSGTNALLVVKHRDMNEKELEAQEARKAQLENHEPEEEEEEEMETEEKEAGGSDEEREKGSSSEKEGSEDERSGSESEREEGDRDEASDKSGSGEDESSEDEARAARDKEEIFGSDADSEDDADSDDEDRGRAHGSENDSDSGSDGGGQRSRSASPFPSGSEHSAQEDGSEAAASDSSEAESDSD
- the PAF1 gene encoding RNA polymerase II-associated factor 1 homolog isoform X2, coding for MAPTIQTQAQREDGHRPNSHRTLPERSGVVCRVKYCNSLPDIPFDPKFITYPFDQNRFVQYKATSLEKQHKHDLLTEPDLGVTIDLINPDTYRIDPNVLLDPADEKLLEEEIQAPTSSKRSQQHAKVVPWMRKTEYISTEFNRYGISNEKPEVKIGVSVKQQFTEEEIYKDRDSQITAIEKTFEDAQKSISQHYSKPRVTPVEVMPVFPDFKMWINPCAQVIFDSDPAPKDTSGAAALEMMSQAMIRGMMDEEGNQFVAYFLPVEETLKKRKRDQEEEMDYAPDDVYDYKIAREYNWNVKNKASKGYEENYFFIFREGDGVYYNELETRVRLSKRRAKAGVQSGTNALLVVKHRDMNEKELEAQEARKAQLENHEPEEEEEEEMETEEKEAGGSDEEREKGSSSEKEGSEDERSGSESEREEGDRDEASDKSGSGEDESSEDEARAARDKEEIFGSDADSEDDADSDDEDRGRAHGSENDSDSGSDGGGQRSRSASPFPSGSEHSAQEDGSEAAASDSSEAESDSD